AAATAAACCCCGTGGGGTGTGCATGTATTTTTGGGTGGTAACCCGTGAAATGGTAGATTCATGCATTTCAACGGCTTCAGCAATATCATTTAACACCATAGGTTTCATGGCTTCTTCACCATATTCAAAGAAACCTTGTTGAAATTGCACAATGCAATTGGCGACTTTAAGTAAGGTGTCGTTGCGACTTTCTAAGCTTTTGATAAACCACTTGGCTTCTTGTAAATGGCCACGAATAAATTGGCTATCTGCTTGGTTTTTGGTACTGCGAGCCATTGAAGCATAGTGCTGATTAATACTAATTTTTGGCATGTTATCTGGGTTTAATTCAACTACCCAGCGGCCATTCTTTTTGGTCACTGATACATCTGGAATAACATAATCGTCATCAGGGGGGGAGATCATTGCCCCTGGACGCGGATTCAGTGATTGGATTAGCTCTATAGCTTCGCGTAAATCATCTTCTTTGAGCTTGGTTTTTCGCATTAAGGTGCGAAAATCTCGACCAGCGATCAAATCTAAATAGTCTTTGATCAACAGTTTTGCGTTTTCAATGTGCGGCGTGTCAGGGGCATATTGCATTAGTTGAATTAATAGACACTCACGCAAGTCTCGTGATGCCACGCCTATTGGGTCAAAATGCTGAATGCGCTTTAATACGGCTTCAACTTCGTCAAGCTCAATATTTTCATCGCCCATCGCCTCTAAAATATCTTCAGTGCTTTGGGTTAAGTAGCCTGTGTCATCAATGGCATCAATAATGGCTGTGGCAATGGCTAAGTCGGTTTCGGAAAATGGGGTTAGGTTTTTTTGCCATTCTAGATGTTCATATAAGCCTTCAGAGGTTTCACCTTGAAATGGCATATCATCACTTGGCAGGTTACCAGAACCTGAACCAGACATTGGCGATGCGGTATAGACTTCATCCCAAGAGGTGTCCATTGGGAGTTCATCTGGTAGTTGTTCTTTGGTTAGTGATTCTGCTGTATCGACGTTTGAGGTATCTCTTTCAACCGCAGATACCGAGACTTCATTGAAGTCGGTGTCAGATTGATCTTTTGACTTTTCAGTGTTTAATGGTGAAAACTCATCTTCCATTTCTAGTAGGGGATTTGAATCTAATGCCTGTTGAATTTCTTGCTGAAGCTCCAATGAAGATAACTGCAACAACCTAATCGCTTGTTGCAGCTGTGGGGTCATCGTTAGATGTTGACCCATTTTTAGTTGGAGTGAAGCTTTCATTACGACTAATCCCTAGATGAAATATGGTTTGCCACACAGATTATACAGTAATTCATTACTGAAATAGTTAATTAAAACTGAATGTTAGTTGTTATTTTATCCGTTAACATTGTGACTGTGAATCACTGATTGAATTTAATCATCGTTGATTTAAATTACACCTCAGATTAACTATAGCTTGAATTGTTCGCCTAAGTATACAGCCCGAACTTGCTGATTGTTTAGGATCTCTTCCGGTGTGCCTTCGGCAATCAAATTACCTTGGCTAACAATGTAAGCGCGTTCACATACATCAAGGGTTTCACGCACATTATGGTCGGTGATCAGTACCCCTAAACCACGATTTTTTAACTGTTGAATAATTTTCTTGATATCAATAACCGAGATGGGGTCTACCCCTGCAAAAGGTTCATCTAATAAGATAAACTTAGGGTTTGCCGCTAATGCTCGGGCGATTTCAACTCGACGACGTTCACCCCCCGATAATGCCATACCTTGGCTGTCTCGAATATGTGTAATGTGGAACTCTTCTAAAAGATGTTCAAGTTCTTCTAAACGTTGCTCATTACTGATTTCTTTGCGAGTTTGCAATACCGCCATAATATTATCGTGTACGGTTAGTTTTCTAAAAATACTCGCTTCTTGAGGCAGATAACCGATGCCCTTACGTGCTCTTAAATGCATGGGGTCTGCGGTTAGGTCGTCTTCATCAATGAGTATTCGGCCGTTGTCGCTTTTTACTAGTCCTACAACCATGTAAAAGGTAGTGGTTTTTCCTGCACCATTAGGGCCCAATAAGCCCACAATTTGACCAGTTTTAACGGTTAAACTGACGCTTTTGACAACTTGGCGGTTTTTATAGCTTTTAGCTAAATTTTCGGCTTTTAAGGTAATTTGAGTCATTGGTTACCTTGTTTTTCTAGCTGGGTTTCAGGGCTTTTTGGCTGACTAGCAGGATCAGCCTCTTGGAAGTTTTCTGGCTGAATAATAGTAATGACGCGATCGTTACCTGTGCCTGTACTTTCTGCAACTAATTCCTGAGCATTTATGTTATAGCGGATCATGTTGCCGGTAACTTGGCTGCCCGCTTGATCAAGCTTAGCATTACCAGTGAGAAGTAATGTGGTCGTTGCTAAGTCATAACGAATTTCATTTGCACTGGCTGTACCGACGCGGCCATCATCTAATTCTTGAGAGAAGGTCGCAGGATTTCCGGTGGCAACTAAGGTTTGGGTTTGTCCGTTCTCGCTTGAAAAGGCTCTTAGCTCATCTGCATTGATATTAATTGAACCTTGGGTGATTTTCACAGGGCCATTAAAGATGATTTGATTGTTTTTAATGTCTGCGCGTTGACTGACTGCTGCAATTTTTAATTCTTGCTGTAAATCACCTTCTTTAGCTGAAGTGTTAAATGACAACACACTGAGGGCGAATAGGCATAATGCACTAGCGCGAGTAAAGTATGTTGATGATAACTTAGTTTGGTTCATATGTTCCTTCTACCTGACTTAGCAAGGTAATTTGTTCTGCGTTTAGCTCAGCATGTAAACCTAAGCCTTTAATTTGAAATCCATTGCCTTTTAATAGTACCCACTCTTCTGAACGACCAATCATGGTTTCTAAATCCATTGTCATTTGTTCAGTAGACAAAGATTGAAGTGGTTCAGTCATATCGATAGCATCGATAATAACATTGTTGAGTAAACTTACTTCATTGATATCTTGGTCTAAAATGGCTTTTTCGGCGGTCAGTTGCCATAGAGCTTCACCGTTTTCTGGGTAAATGAGCAAAACGGGTTCAGTAAATAAGGTTTTGTTATTGCTAGCATAATGTTCCATATGCTTGGCCGTCATTTTATTGTCAATGTAACCTTGTTCATTAAATACAGTAGTTTTTAAGTCTTGTGCAATATAATCGGGACGCTCAATATTATTACTTTTAGTCAGGTCCATTTGACTGCGCTTGAGCTGCACTTGCCAGTAAAGTGCAAGCGCTAAGCCAAAAAAGGCACAAATGGCGAGAGTGGAACGACTCATATACTCATTCCATGGGCATCTTCAAATTTATTTTGGCTTAATAATAATAAGTCAGTCAGCTCTCGTAGTGCGCCATGTCCCCCTTTGATATTAGTAACCATATGACAATGTTGCTTAACAAACGGGTGACCATCAGCAACACAAACTGCAAGCCCTACGGCTTTCATGACAGGTAAATCTACCATGTCATCACCAATATAAGCCACTTCATCCGCGCTGACGTTATACTTTTTCATTAGTGTATTAAAGGGTACAAATTTGTCGTCGACACCTTGGTGAATATCGCATATACCCAATGCTGTCATGCGGTTTTCAACAATTTTAGATTTACGCCCGGTGATCACCGCAACATTGAAGCCGCTAGTTAGCACCGAGCGTACGCCGTATCCATCTCGAGTATGGAATGCTTTTGATTCTTCGCCGCTGTTGCTTAGATAAATGCGACCATCAGAAAATACCCCATCAACATCGCAGATAAGCAGTTTTATTTTTTGCGCACGTTGCCAAATATCATCGCTGATAGGGCCATAAAAACCTTGATGGGTTTGAGCATTGTCAGCCATGTTAAATCACTCCTGCTTTTACCATATCGAGCATATTTAATGCGCCAACGGGTTGCTGTTTATCATCGACCACAATTAAACCATTTATGCTTTTGGATTCCATCACTTGTAGGGCTTGTGCAGCTAACACATCGGCTGGGCTAGTCACACAATTTGCGGTCATCACTTGTGATATTGGGGTGGTACGTAAATTTACTTCAGCATCAATGACTCGGCGTAAATCACCATCAGTAAAAATACCGACTAAGGTGTTGTTATCATCAACAACCGCTGTCATGCCAAGGCCTTTATTAGAAATTTCGTATAAGGCTTGGGTGATACAGATATCTTGCTTAACCAAAGGTAAGCTATCACCTTTATGCATAATATCATTAACTTTTAATAATAATTTACGGCCTAGAGAACCACCTGGGTGCGAGAGGGCGAAGTCATCACGAGTAAAGCCCTTGGCTTGCAATAAAGCAACAGCAAGTGCATCACCCATCACCAGTGTTGCTGTGGTACTGGATGTTGGGGCTAATCCAAGTGGACAGGCCTCTTCTGGGACTTCTATACATAAATGCAGTTTGGCTAGTTTTGCCATGTTGGATTCCGGTTTGCCAGTGATTGCAATAACCGGCACACCCATTCGTTGGATAACGGGCATTAGGGTTAGAATTTCACTGGACTCACCAGAGTTTGAAATAGCTAGAATAATGTCGCCTTTGGCTAACGCGCCCAAATCCCCATGGCTTGCTTCTCCTGGGTGGACAAAAAATGCCGGTGTACCTGTGCTAGCAAAGGTTGCAGAAATCTTATTGCCAATATGGCCTGATTTTCCCATGCCCATGACAATGACTTTACCTTTGCATTGCATGATTAATTCACAAGCTTGGCCGAAGGCATCAGAATCAACAAATTGATAAAGATTGTCTAAAGCTGCTTTTTCAATATCAATAACCTTACGGCCCCATTGGCGAAATTGATCTTGGTTTGCCATGTCTATCTCTCTTTGAAAATGTCCTTTATGCCCCATTAATGAGCGCTGAAAACAGCGTATTGGTACGCAATAAAGGTAACGAGTAATAATGCGCCATGCCAGCGTGTAAGCTGTTTTTTTGCTCCGCTAGATAACACTAGTACGGCTAATGCGGTGCTAGTGGCTAGCACCATATAAAAATCTCTATCTATGGCTGCGGCGTCAACTGCGCCTGGAGCAATAATGCCCGGTATGGCTAACACTGCCAAAATATTAAATAAGTTTGAACCAACAATGTTGCCAATGGCTAAATCGTCTTCTTTTTTTAGTACACCGGCCACACAGGCTGCTAGTTCTGGCAAACTGGTGCCAATAGCAATAATGGTTAAACCAATCACCAAATCGGATAAGCCATAGTATTTGGCAATTCCAACCGCGCCATCAACCATCCAACCGGCTGATAAAGGGAGCAAAACCATACCGATAATGATCCATATGATAGCATGAATTGTCTTAACGTCTTTAGGGATCTCATCATCCATTTCTTGATCTAACGCATCTGCTTCTTTGTTACGCATTGCTTGGAAAATAAAGGTTCCCATCACTAACAAAAAGGCTGCTATAAGAATTAAGCCTTCCATTCGCGTTAA
This Shewanella aestuarii DNA region includes the following protein-coding sequences:
- a CDS encoding RNA polymerase factor sigma-54, encoding MKASLQLKMGQHLTMTPQLQQAIRLLQLSSLELQQEIQQALDSNPLLEMEDEFSPLNTEKSKDQSDTDFNEVSVSAVERDTSNVDTAESLTKEQLPDELPMDTSWDEVYTASPMSGSGSGNLPSDDMPFQGETSEGLYEHLEWQKNLTPFSETDLAIATAIIDAIDDTGYLTQSTEDILEAMGDENIELDEVEAVLKRIQHFDPIGVASRDLRECLLIQLMQYAPDTPHIENAKLLIKDYLDLIAGRDFRTLMRKTKLKEDDLREAIELIQSLNPRPGAMISPPDDDYVIPDVSVTKKNGRWVVELNPDNMPKISINQHYASMARSTKNQADSQFIRGHLQEAKWFIKSLESRNDTLLKVANCIVQFQQGFFEYGEEAMKPMVLNDIAEAVEMHESTISRVTTQKYMHTPRGLFELKYFFSSHVSTDDGGECSSTAIRAFIKKLVAAENQKKPLSDSKMAELLAEQGINVARRTIAKYREAMMIPPSNQRKSL
- the lptB gene encoding LPS export ABC transporter ATP-binding protein, whose protein sequence is MTQITLKAENLAKSYKNRQVVKSVSLTVKTGQIVGLLGPNGAGKTTTFYMVVGLVKSDNGRILIDEDDLTADPMHLRARKGIGYLPQEASIFRKLTVHDNIMAVLQTRKEISNEQRLEELEHLLEEFHITHIRDSQGMALSGGERRRVEIARALAANPKFILLDEPFAGVDPISVIDIKKIIQQLKNRGLGVLITDHNVRETLDVCERAYIVSQGNLIAEGTPEEILNNQQVRAVYLGEQFKL
- the lptA gene encoding lipopolysaccharide transport periplasmic protein LptA yields the protein MNQTKLSSTYFTRASALCLFALSVLSFNTSAKEGDLQQELKIAAVSQRADIKNNQIIFNGPVKITQGSININADELRAFSSENGQTQTLVATGNPATFSQELDDGRVGTASANEIRYDLATTTLLLTGNAKLDQAGSQVTGNMIRYNINAQELVAESTGTGNDRVITIIQPENFQEADPASQPKSPETQLEKQGNQ
- the lptC gene encoding LPS export ABC transporter periplasmic protein LptC, which gives rise to MSRSTLAICAFFGLALALYWQVQLKRSQMDLTKSNNIERPDYIAQDLKTTVFNEQGYIDNKMTAKHMEHYASNNKTLFTEPVLLIYPENGEALWQLTAEKAILDQDINEVSLLNNVIIDAIDMTEPLQSLSTEQMTMDLETMIGRSEEWVLLKGNGFQIKGLGLHAELNAEQITLLSQVEGTYEPN
- the kdsC gene encoding 3-deoxy-manno-octulosonate-8-phosphatase KdsC, giving the protein MADNAQTHQGFYGPISDDIWQRAQKIKLLICDVDGVFSDGRIYLSNSGEESKAFHTRDGYGVRSVLTSGFNVAVITGRKSKIVENRMTALGICDIHQGVDDKFVPFNTLMKKYNVSADEVAYIGDDMVDLPVMKAVGLAVCVADGHPFVKQHCHMVTNIKGGHGALRELTDLLLLSQNKFEDAHGMSI
- a CDS encoding KpsF/GutQ family sugar-phosphate isomerase, with the protein product MANQDQFRQWGRKVIDIEKAALDNLYQFVDSDAFGQACELIMQCKGKVIVMGMGKSGHIGNKISATFASTGTPAFFVHPGEASHGDLGALAKGDIILAISNSGESSEILTLMPVIQRMGVPVIAITGKPESNMAKLAKLHLCIEVPEEACPLGLAPTSSTTATLVMGDALAVALLQAKGFTRDDFALSHPGGSLGRKLLLKVNDIMHKGDSLPLVKQDICITQALYEISNKGLGMTAVVDDNNTLVGIFTDGDLRRVIDAEVNLRTTPISQVMTANCVTSPADVLAAQALQVMESKSINGLIVVDDKQQPVGALNMLDMVKAGVI
- a CDS encoding calcium/sodium antiporter yields the protein MLVNILLLCAGLAVLIYSADKFVYGASAFARNLGLPPMLIGLTIVAMGSSAPEMFVAATASMDGMNDTAIGNVLGSNIANITLILGLTALLGAISVGSQTLKREIPIMLAGTVLAGYLIHDGTLTRMEGLILIAAFLLVMGTFIFQAMRNKEADALDQEMDDEIPKDVKTIHAIIWIIIGMVLLPLSAGWMVDGAVGIAKYYGLSDLVIGLTIIAIGTSLPELAACVAGVLKKEDDLAIGNIVGSNLFNILAVLAIPGIIAPGAVDAAAIDRDFYMVLATSTALAVLVLSSGAKKQLTRWHGALLLVTFIAYQYAVFSAH